A region of the Amycolatopsis sp. cg13 genome:
CGCACAGAGGCCTGGTCGCGAACCCGCGCGACCAGGCCTCAGCGAGTCAGCCGCCACCCCGGACCCGCTTCCGATGACTGGTGTCGCACCACGGAAACCGCTTGCTCCGCCGGCAAGCGCACACCGCGACGACGAACCGGTCCGACCGCACCGTTCGTCCGTCCGAAGTGGACACCTCGACCGGTCCCTCCACCAGGACCGGCCCGCCCGGCACCACCCGGACCCGGCGTTCATCGCGCGGCACGGAGCACCACCAGTTCCTCCGCGCGGTCGCCGGGCCGCAGGAATCCGCGTTCGACGAGGTAGTCCAGCCGCCCGGACACCACCGGCCCGAACGGCACCTCCGCCCGCGCCAGCACCTCGCTGCGCAAGCCGCCCGCCGCCAGCGCGAACCGGGTCTTGTCCACATCGGACATCGTCGACTGCACCAGGTAGAGCGCGCCGGCGCGGGTCAGCAGCGAAGGAGCGGCCGCGCACAACGGGTCCAGCATCGCGCGTCCGTCCGGCCCGGCGTCCCACGCGCGAGTCGAGCGAACCGTCGGCGTCGGCGAAGGCACGTAGGGAGGATTGGCGACCACGACGTCGTACGGTCCGGCCTCGGCTGCCTCCCGCAGCCCGCCGCGAAGCAGGCCGATCGGCAGCGCCCGCAGCACGGTGTTCATCCACGCGGAAGCCAAGGCCCGCCTCGAAATGTCCGCCGCGACGACCGCGGCGCCCGTCCGGGCCAGAGCGATCGCCAGCGCGCCGCTGCCGGTTCCCAAGTCCGCGCAGCG
Encoded here:
- a CDS encoding methyltransferase, which translates into the protein MTTSVRTEAEARPLGRVFRLPGVYRPQEDTALLADVLAADSSIGCGMRCADLGTGSGALAIALARTGAAVVAADISRRALASAWMNTVLRALPIGLLRGGLREAAEAGPYDVVVANPPYVPSPTPTVRSTRAWDAGPDGRAMLDPLCAAAPSLLTRAGALYLVQSTMSDVDKTRFALAAGGLRSEVLARAEVPFGPVVSGRLDYLVERGFLRPGDRAEELVVLRAAR
- a CDS encoding CDGSH iron-sulfur domain-containing protein produces the protein MPRDERRVRVVPGGPVLVEGPVEVSTSDGRTVRSDRFVVAVCACRRSKRFPWCDTSHRKRVRGGG